In Oryza sativa Japonica Group chromosome 3, ASM3414082v1, one DNA window encodes the following:
- the LOC4332905 gene encoding uncharacterized protein: MGLCVWPIGLGSRALHGPAPHHDRPPAPQSIASPRPPPSTTPVSSPAAGADLHPASRGGAGVLLLSPPHHRSPAMYIRVKRNKTTYFIQCDPTETTLSIKQKLHSLVDQPPGNQQLILLATTEVVLDDSKTLADQKVENDAVVALTLRKDDNVFEEVSIARPEDFMSSS; encoded by the exons ATGGGCCTGTGCGTATGGCCCATAGGCCTCGGCAGCAGAGCGTTGCACGGCCCCGCACCGCACCACGATCGACCTCCGGCTCCCCAATCCATCGCGTCTCCTCGCCCACCGCCCTCGACGACTCCCgtctcctcgcccgccgccggcgccgatctccatcctgctagcagaggtggcgccggcgtcctcctcctgtCCCCGCCGCACCATCGCTCACCG GCAATGTATATTCGAGTGAAACGGAACAAGACTACCTACTTCATACAATGTGACCCAACAGAGACGACTTTAAGCATTAAACAAAAGTTGCATTCATTAGTTGATCAGCCTCCCGGTAATCAACAGCTGATCTTGTTGGCCACAACTGAAGTTGTTTTGGATGACTCAAAGACATTAGCAGATCAGAAG GTTGAAAATGATGCTGTTGTTGCATTAACACTGAGAAAAG ATGACAATGTGTTTGAGGAAGTTTCCATTGCAAGGCCCGAAGATTTCATGTCGTCCTCATGA
- the LOC9271725 gene encoding uncharacterized protein isoform X1, producing the protein MSQSVYALKSPKGPLFPLRSILVFLIALFGFYVCYFSFNQIDLENKENLISGEEQIRTLCRRHTIPNELMQYVHFPKPTSYSRGECACTPVRFFVIISMQRSGSGWFETLLNSHPNVSSNGEIFSIRERREDISSILRTLDKLYNLDWHTSAAKNECTAAFGLKWMLNQGIMEHYHDIVNYLNKKGVMVIFLFRRNTLRRIISVLANDYDRKTKQLNGTHKAHVHSREEADILARFKPKLDVPTLIPNIRSAEQSITTCLDHFSSTRHMILYYEDVIRDQNALSRVQEFLGVPAMRLSSRHVKIHTSPLPDLVDNWEEVSEKLNGTEYARFVDGADYDK; encoded by the exons atgAGCCAG AGCGTGTATGCTTTGAAAAGTCCGAAGGGACCATTGTTTCCTCTGCGATCAATTCTTGTCTTCTTAATTGCATTATTTGGGTTCTACGTCTGCTACTTCTCCTTTAATCAAATAGatttagaaaataaagaaaatttgATCAGTGGAGAAGAACAAATAAGAACTCTTTGCAGAAGACATACAATTCCAAATGAGCTGATGCAATATGTGCACTTTCCAAAACCTACGAGTTACAGTAG GGGGGAATGCGCGTGTACTCCAGTTCGGTTTTTTGTTATCATTTCTATGCAAAGATCAGGAAGTGGGTGGTTTGAGACTTTGCTAAATAGCCATCCCAATGTCAGTTCAAATGGCGAAATTTTCTCaataagagagagaagagaagatatCTCATCTATCTTGAGGACGCTTGATAAGCTTTATAATCTGGATTGGCACACCAGTGCAGCAAAAAATGAATGCACAGCTGCATTTGGATTGAAGTGGATGCTAAATCAG GGAATTATGGAACATTATCACGACATTGTTAATTATTTAAACAAGAAGGGTGTCATGGTGATATTTCTGTTCAGGAGGAATACATTAAGGAGGATTATATCTGTGTTGGCTAACGACTACGACAGAAAAACAAAGCAGTTGAATGGCACCCACAAAGCACATGTTCATTCTAGGGAGGAG GCTGATATACTAGCAAGGTTCAAACCGAAGTTAGACGTGCCAACTCTGATTCCAAACATCAGATCTGCTGAACAATCCATCACAACTTGCCTGGATCACTTCAGCAGCACGCGCCACATGATCCTTTACTACGAGGATGTGATCCGCGACCAAAAT gCACTGTCGCGAGTTCAAGAGTTCCTTGGAGTTCCAGCGATGAGGTTGTCCAGCAGGCATGTGAAGATCCACACAAGCCCTCTTCCTGACCTTGTTGATAATTGGGAGGAAGTGAGCGAGAAGCTAAATGGGACAGAGTACGCTCGTTTTGTTGATGGTGCAGATTATGACAAGTGA
- the LOC9271725 gene encoding uncharacterized protein isoform X2: MSVYALKSPKGPLFPLRSILVFLIALFGFYVCYFSFNQIDLENKENLISGEEQIRTLCRRHTIPNELMQYVHFPKPTSYSRGECACTPVRFFVIISMQRSGSGWFETLLNSHPNVSSNGEIFSIRERREDISSILRTLDKLYNLDWHTSAAKNECTAAFGLKWMLNQGIMEHYHDIVNYLNKKGVMVIFLFRRNTLRRIISVLANDYDRKTKQLNGTHKAHVHSREEADILARFKPKLDVPTLIPNIRSAEQSITTCLDHFSSTRHMILYYEDVIRDQNALSRVQEFLGVPAMRLSSRHVKIHTSPLPDLVDNWEEVSEKLNGTEYARFVDGADYDK; the protein is encoded by the exons ATG AGCGTGTATGCTTTGAAAAGTCCGAAGGGACCATTGTTTCCTCTGCGATCAATTCTTGTCTTCTTAATTGCATTATTTGGGTTCTACGTCTGCTACTTCTCCTTTAATCAAATAGatttagaaaataaagaaaatttgATCAGTGGAGAAGAACAAATAAGAACTCTTTGCAGAAGACATACAATTCCAAATGAGCTGATGCAATATGTGCACTTTCCAAAACCTACGAGTTACAGTAG GGGGGAATGCGCGTGTACTCCAGTTCGGTTTTTTGTTATCATTTCTATGCAAAGATCAGGAAGTGGGTGGTTTGAGACTTTGCTAAATAGCCATCCCAATGTCAGTTCAAATGGCGAAATTTTCTCaataagagagagaagagaagatatCTCATCTATCTTGAGGACGCTTGATAAGCTTTATAATCTGGATTGGCACACCAGTGCAGCAAAAAATGAATGCACAGCTGCATTTGGATTGAAGTGGATGCTAAATCAG GGAATTATGGAACATTATCACGACATTGTTAATTATTTAAACAAGAAGGGTGTCATGGTGATATTTCTGTTCAGGAGGAATACATTAAGGAGGATTATATCTGTGTTGGCTAACGACTACGACAGAAAAACAAAGCAGTTGAATGGCACCCACAAAGCACATGTTCATTCTAGGGAGGAG GCTGATATACTAGCAAGGTTCAAACCGAAGTTAGACGTGCCAACTCTGATTCCAAACATCAGATCTGCTGAACAATCCATCACAACTTGCCTGGATCACTTCAGCAGCACGCGCCACATGATCCTTTACTACGAGGATGTGATCCGCGACCAAAAT gCACTGTCGCGAGTTCAAGAGTTCCTTGGAGTTCCAGCGATGAGGTTGTCCAGCAGGCATGTGAAGATCCACACAAGCCCTCTTCCTGACCTTGTTGATAATTGGGAGGAAGTGAGCGAGAAGCTAAATGGGACAGAGTACGCTCGTTTTGTTGATGGTGCAGATTATGACAAGTGA